The following proteins come from a genomic window of Spea bombifrons isolate aSpeBom1 chromosome 10, aSpeBom1.2.pri, whole genome shotgun sequence:
- the RNASEH2C gene encoding ribonuclease H2 subunit C — protein MAESSAVSCISVDVRSLRSAAQEPLHLLPCEVQKEGAASVREYFSPAVKDGDGGKEVSFRGRALRGQEVFIPSGFMGIVLKENHRPCTDDEDRSLTVRSTFNSFTQWNLEMPPSADDVLVMSLAWPKIATAMHAPVD, from the exons ATGGCTGAAAGCAGCGCTGTTTCCTGTATTAGTGTGGACGTCCGCTCCCTCCGCAGTGCCGCTCAGGAGCCGCTGCACTTACTGCCCTGTGAGGTGCAGAAAGAGGGGGCAGCCAGCGTGCGGGAATACTTCAGCCCGGCCGTGAAAGACGGAGATGGAG GTAAAGAAGTATCATTCCGGGGACGTGCACTGAGAGGCCAGGAAGTGTTTATTCCAAGTGGGTTTATGGGGATCGTCCTAAAAGAAAATCACAGACCATGTACAGATGACGAG GATCGCAGTTTGACTGTCAGGTCCACCTTTAACTCCTTCACACAATGGAATCTTGAGATGCCACCCTCTGCAGATGACGTCCTTGTAATGTCCCTGGCATGGCCAAAGATTGCTACAGCG atgcatGCACCAGTTGATTAG
- the KAT5 gene encoding histone acetyltransferase KAT5 isoform X1, with translation MAEAEIVEGCRLPVLRKNQDNEVEWPLAEILSVKDLTGKKLFYVHYIDFNKRLDEWVTHDRLDLKKIQFPKKEAKTPTKNGLSGSRPNSPEREVVRDLTEPIQRKIPELILPPVAAPAGGGKSLPVPKRKVEVVSPATPVPPAPETTQASVFPQEVCGGGDFMDHKLPNGAARRPSAPAVPTGRKRKSNCLSADEDSQDSSDGIPSAPRMTGSLVSDRSHDDIITRMKNIECIELGRHRLKPWYFSPYPQELTVLPVLYLCEFCLKYLKSLKCLQRHLTKCNLRHPPGNEIYRKGTISFFEIDGRKNKSYSQNLCLLAKCFLDHKTLYYDTDPFLFYIMTEYDSKGFHIVGYFSKEKESTEDYNVACILTLPPYQRRGYGKLLIEFSYELSKVEGKTGTPEKPLSDLGLLSYRSYWSQTILEILMELKTETGERPQITINEISELTSIKKEDVISTLQYLNLINYYKGQYILTLSEDIVDGHERAMLKRILRIDSKCLHFTPKDWSKRGKW, from the exons ATGGCGGAG GCAGAAATTGTGGAGGGATGCAGACTTCCTGTGCTACGCAAAAACCAGGACAACGAAGTAGAATGGC CACTAGCAGAAATCCTGAGCGTCAAGGACCTGACTGGGAAGAAGCTCTTCTACGTTCATTATATAGATT TCAATAAAAGGTTAGATGAGTGGGTCACACATGACCGTTTGGATCTAAAGAAGATAcagtttccaaagaaagaagcAAAAACCCCAACTAAGAATGGGTTGTCTGGATCACGACCAAACTCACCTGAACGAGAGGTGGTAAGAGACCTAACAGAG CCAATACAGAGGAAGATTCCTGAACTGATCCTTCCTCCGGTGGCTGCCCCTGCAGGAGGAGGAAAATCTCTTCCTGTGCCG AAAAGGAAGGTGGAAGTGGTGTCGCCAGCGACTCCTGTGCCCCCAGCCCCTGAGACCACCCAGGCTTCTGTCTTTCCACAG GAAGTCTGTGGAGGAGGGGACTTCATGGATCACAAGCTCCCT AATGGAGCGGCCCGCAGGCCAAGTGCCCCAGCTGTCCCAACTGGAAGGAAAAGAAAGTCTAACTGCCTGAGTGCAGATGAG GACTCCCAGGACAGCTCAGATGGAATCCCATCTGCCCCTCGTATGACGGGAAGCTTGGTGTCTGACAGAAGCCATGATGATATTATCACTCGCATGAAGAACATTGAGTGCATTGAGCTTGGGCGTCATCGCCTCAAACCGTGGTACTTCTCTCCATATCCACAGGAGCTGACTGTGCTGCCTGTCCTTTACCTTTGCGAATTCTGCCTCAAGTACTTAAAAAGCCTCAAATGTCTACAGAGACACTTG ACCAAATGTAACCTAAGGCATCCTCCGGGAAATGAAATCTACAGGAAAGGAACAatctccttctttgaaatagATGGACGAAAAAATAAG aGTTACTCACAGAATCTGTGCCTTTTGGCCAAATGTTTCTTGGATCACAAGACGCTGTATTATGACACAGATCCGTTCCTCTTCTACATCATGACTGAATATGACTCGAAGGGCTTTCATATTGTCGGCTACTTTTCCAAG GAAAAGGAGTCCACAGAGGACTATAATGTGGCTTGTATTCTCACATTACCACCATACCAGAGGAGAGGATATGGCAAACTACTTATTGAATTCA GTTATGAGCTGTCTAAGGTGGAGGGGAAGACTGGAACTCCTGAAAAGCCTCTATCCGATCTGGGACTTCTTTCTTACCGCAGTTATTGGTCCCAGACAATATTAGAGATCCTTATGGAGCTAAAGACAGAAACCGGGGAAAGGCCACAGATTACAATAAA TGAAATCAGCGAACTGACCAGCATAAAGAAGGAAGATGTCATCTCTACATTACAGTACTTGAACCTCATCAATTACTATAAG GGCCAGTACATCTTAACACTCTCAGAAGATATTGTGGATGGTCACGAGAGAGCCATGCTGAAGAGGATTCTCAGAATAGATTCCAAATGTCTGCACTTTACACCCAAGGATTGGAGCAAAAGGGGAAAGTGGTAG
- the KAT5 gene encoding histone acetyltransferase KAT5 isoform X2, giving the protein MAEAEIVEGCRLPVLRKNQDNEVEWPLAEILSVKDLTGKKLFYVHYIDFNKRLDEWVTHDRLDLKKIQFPKKEAKTPTKNGLSGSRPNSPEREPIQRKIPELILPPVAAPAGGGKSLPVPKRKVEVVSPATPVPPAPETTQASVFPQEVCGGGDFMDHKLPNGAARRPSAPAVPTGRKRKSNCLSADEDSQDSSDGIPSAPRMTGSLVSDRSHDDIITRMKNIECIELGRHRLKPWYFSPYPQELTVLPVLYLCEFCLKYLKSLKCLQRHLTKCNLRHPPGNEIYRKGTISFFEIDGRKNKSYSQNLCLLAKCFLDHKTLYYDTDPFLFYIMTEYDSKGFHIVGYFSKEKESTEDYNVACILTLPPYQRRGYGKLLIEFSYELSKVEGKTGTPEKPLSDLGLLSYRSYWSQTILEILMELKTETGERPQITINEISELTSIKKEDVISTLQYLNLINYYKGQYILTLSEDIVDGHERAMLKRILRIDSKCLHFTPKDWSKRGKW; this is encoded by the exons ATGGCGGAG GCAGAAATTGTGGAGGGATGCAGACTTCCTGTGCTACGCAAAAACCAGGACAACGAAGTAGAATGGC CACTAGCAGAAATCCTGAGCGTCAAGGACCTGACTGGGAAGAAGCTCTTCTACGTTCATTATATAGATT TCAATAAAAGGTTAGATGAGTGGGTCACACATGACCGTTTGGATCTAAAGAAGATAcagtttccaaagaaagaagcAAAAACCCCAACTAAGAATGGGTTGTCTGGATCACGACCAAACTCACCTGAACGAGAG CCAATACAGAGGAAGATTCCTGAACTGATCCTTCCTCCGGTGGCTGCCCCTGCAGGAGGAGGAAAATCTCTTCCTGTGCCG AAAAGGAAGGTGGAAGTGGTGTCGCCAGCGACTCCTGTGCCCCCAGCCCCTGAGACCACCCAGGCTTCTGTCTTTCCACAG GAAGTCTGTGGAGGAGGGGACTTCATGGATCACAAGCTCCCT AATGGAGCGGCCCGCAGGCCAAGTGCCCCAGCTGTCCCAACTGGAAGGAAAAGAAAGTCTAACTGCCTGAGTGCAGATGAG GACTCCCAGGACAGCTCAGATGGAATCCCATCTGCCCCTCGTATGACGGGAAGCTTGGTGTCTGACAGAAGCCATGATGATATTATCACTCGCATGAAGAACATTGAGTGCATTGAGCTTGGGCGTCATCGCCTCAAACCGTGGTACTTCTCTCCATATCCACAGGAGCTGACTGTGCTGCCTGTCCTTTACCTTTGCGAATTCTGCCTCAAGTACTTAAAAAGCCTCAAATGTCTACAGAGACACTTG ACCAAATGTAACCTAAGGCATCCTCCGGGAAATGAAATCTACAGGAAAGGAACAatctccttctttgaaatagATGGACGAAAAAATAAG aGTTACTCACAGAATCTGTGCCTTTTGGCCAAATGTTTCTTGGATCACAAGACGCTGTATTATGACACAGATCCGTTCCTCTTCTACATCATGACTGAATATGACTCGAAGGGCTTTCATATTGTCGGCTACTTTTCCAAG GAAAAGGAGTCCACAGAGGACTATAATGTGGCTTGTATTCTCACATTACCACCATACCAGAGGAGAGGATATGGCAAACTACTTATTGAATTCA GTTATGAGCTGTCTAAGGTGGAGGGGAAGACTGGAACTCCTGAAAAGCCTCTATCCGATCTGGGACTTCTTTCTTACCGCAGTTATTGGTCCCAGACAATATTAGAGATCCTTATGGAGCTAAAGACAGAAACCGGGGAAAGGCCACAGATTACAATAAA TGAAATCAGCGAACTGACCAGCATAAAGAAGGAAGATGTCATCTCTACATTACAGTACTTGAACCTCATCAATTACTATAAG GGCCAGTACATCTTAACACTCTCAGAAGATATTGTGGATGGTCACGAGAGAGCCATGCTGAAGAGGATTCTCAGAATAGATTCCAAATGTCTGCACTTTACACCCAAGGATTGGAGCAAAAGGGGAAAGTGGTAG
- the OVOL1 gene encoding putative transcription factor Ovo-like 1: MPRAFLVKKSCLGSGKRNWGEVSDEDRGDMFIPVTVGYVSPVEPPSHDHEEALDLSLHHLRCATGTPSYHVTDRGKVQGHAVQDQDQSLQAEQRMLFRCALCDKTFSYQRMLNRHMKCHNEVKRHQCEHCGKGFNDTFDLKRHVRTHTGVRPYKCHLCDKAFTQRCSLESHLKKIHGVQQHYAYKERRTKLYVCEDCGFTADSQESHIHHLQDQHPNSPLIQRATKKLTAALQSTVSSLLQGGHLI, encoded by the exons ATGCCCAGGGCATTTCTGGTGAAGAAGTCATGTTTGGGATCAGGAAAGAGAAACTGGGGAGAAGTATCGGATGAAGATAGAGGAGACATGTTCATACCAG TGACAGTGGGGTATGTGTCTCCGGTAGAACCACCTTCACATGACCACGAGGAAGCTCTTGATCTGTCATTACATCATCTACGCTGTGCAACAGGGACCCCTTCATACCATGTGACAGATCGCGGGAAGGTCCAGGGCCATGCAGTTCAGGACCAAGACCAGTCTCTTCAG GCTGAACAAAGGATGCTGTTCCGTTGTGCTCTCTGTGACAAGACCTTCTCCTACCAGAGGATGCTAAACCGCCACATGAAATGTCACAACGAGGTCAAAAGACATCAGTGTGAACACTGCGGGAAAGGATTCAATGACACCTTTGACCTAAAGAGGCATGTGCGCACTCATACAG GTGTTCGTCCGTACAAATGCCATCTCTGTGACAAAGCTTTCACTCAGCGCTGCTCACTTGAGTCCCATTTGAAGAAGATACATGGAGTACAGCAGCACTACGCCTATAAAGAGCGGAGAACCAAGCTTTATGTGTGTGAGGACTGTGGGTTTACTGCTGACAGCCAAGAGAGCCACATCCATCATCTTCAAGACCAGCACCCTAACAGTCCCCTAATTCAGCGTGCTACCAAAAAACTGACTGCTGCCCTGCAGAGCACCGTCAGCTCCCTGCTACAAGGTGGACATCTCATCTGA
- the CFL1 gene encoding cofilin-1, with protein sequence MASGVMVDDDVIKTFNDMKVRKSSTPEEIKKRKKAVLFCLSDDKKSIILEEGKEILVGDIGSTVEDPYKCFVDMLPRDDCRYALYDATYETKETKKEDLVFIFWAPDDAPLKSKMIYASSKDAIKKKFTGIKHEWQVNHKEDIKDRTTLAEKLGGNTVTSLEGKPL encoded by the exons ATG GCCTCTGGTGTTATGGttgatgatgatgtcatcaagaCTTTCAACGATATGAAAGTCCGCAAGTCATCTACCCCAGAAGAGATCAAGAAACGCAAGAAGGCTGTGCTGTTCTGCTTAAGTGATGACAAGAAAAGCATCATCTTAGAGGAAGGGAAGGAGATCTTAGTGGGAGACATCGGTAGTACTGTTGAAGACCCCTACAAGTGTTTTGTGGACATGCTTCCCCGGGATGACTGCCGTTATGCTTTGTATGATGCCACCTATGAAACAAAGGAGACCAAGAAAGAGGATCTGGTTTTCATCTTCTG GGCTCCTGATGATGCTCCACTGAAAAGCAAAATGATCTATGCCAGTTCTAAAGATGCAATCAAGAAGAAATTCACAG GTATCAAGCATGAGTGGCAGGTAAACCATAAAGAAGACATCAAGGACCGCACTACTCTTGCTGAGAAACTCGGGGGCAACACTGTCACTTCTCTTGAAGGAAAACCCTTGTGA